A stretch of Blautia liquoris DNA encodes these proteins:
- a CDS encoding DUF4355 domain-containing protein, translating into MRNRIYLEMRETKKPFDLQLFAEGDGAGAGDGNGDGDGAGASGGTEEEGGAGTRSGNGNGPVSFDNFLKGEGNQAEFDRRVQKAINTAVTTAQEKWQALTDDKLSEAEKLAKMTKEEKAEYKARKLEKEIADLKRANALSDMSKTARKMLSEEEITIPDELLSHLVSDDAADTKTAVESFTKLFKESVQGAVKDALKGNPPKAGTGGKGTVTKEQILAIKDRAERQRMITEHINLFQ; encoded by the coding sequence ATGAGAAATAGAATTTATTTAGAGATGAGAGAAACAAAGAAGCCTTTTGATCTGCAGCTATTCGCAGAGGGAGACGGAGCTGGGGCCGGTGACGGTAATGGCGACGGAGACGGGGCAGGTGCAAGTGGCGGAACAGAAGAGGAAGGTGGTGCAGGGACCAGAAGTGGTAACGGCAACGGCCCGGTATCATTTGACAATTTCCTGAAAGGTGAAGGCAATCAGGCGGAGTTTGATCGCCGGGTGCAGAAAGCAATTAACACAGCGGTCACAACCGCACAGGAGAAGTGGCAGGCATTGACGGATGATAAGCTGTCCGAGGCTGAAAAGCTGGCGAAAATGACAAAGGAAGAGAAGGCCGAGTATAAAGCCAGGAAACTCGAAAAAGAGATCGCAGACTTGAAGCGGGCAAATGCTCTTTCCGATATGTCAAAGACAGCCCGGAAGATGCTTTCCGAAGAGGAGATCACGATTCCTGATGAACTCCTGTCACATCTGGTGTCAGACGATGCAGCGGACACAAAGACAGCAGTGGAATCATTTACGAAGCTGTTTAAAGAATCTGTCCAAGGTGCCGTCAAGGACGCTTTAAAGGGCAATCCCCCGAAAGCCGGAACAGGTGGAAAGGGAACAGTAACCAAAGAACAGATACTTGCAATCAAAGACCGTGCCGAAAGACAGAGAATGATCACAGAACATATTAATTTATTCCAGTAA
- a CDS encoding terminase large subunit domain-containing protein: MQLSSKQNEYILGASHRWNIKSGAVRSGKSFVDTAYMIPSRIRKRAGEPGLNVILGVSRETVERNVLQPMREIYTDRLIGTINNRNIARVCGEDVYCLGAEKVNQVAKIQGSSIKYAYGDEVAKWNQEVFQMLKSRLDKQYSCFDGSCNPENPTHWLKQFIDSDADIYLQKYRIFDNPFLPSEYVYNLCKEYEDTVYYDRLIEGLWKRAEGAIYRKFADKPESFIQKADKEHITRIEIGVDFGGNGSGHSFVATAKYKSGSVQPVMSERCMNADYQEGIDANILSDLIIKFVEKVVKKYGKPKALYWDNAETVLGQSITKACRKPFPFMVVLPAWKERIKDRIDYTVRLMGAGLFSITEDCETLSQALQDAVWDSKSNEDVRLDDGSTDIDSLDAFEYSIERDMNNLELNPVRGGI, translated from the coding sequence ATGCAGTTAAGCAGCAAGCAAAATGAATATATTCTAGGTGCATCGCATCGCTGGAACATTAAATCCGGTGCTGTAAGGTCCGGTAAATCGTTTGTAGATACCGCTTACATGATCCCCTCACGGATCCGCAAAAGAGCCGGTGAGCCTGGCCTGAATGTGATCCTTGGAGTGTCCAGAGAGACCGTAGAACGAAATGTGCTGCAGCCTATGCGGGAGATCTACACGGACCGCTTGATCGGTACAATCAACAATCGAAACATTGCCAGAGTCTGCGGAGAAGATGTCTATTGCCTGGGTGCTGAAAAGGTCAATCAGGTCGCAAAAATACAAGGATCCTCAATCAAGTATGCTTATGGTGATGAGGTCGCAAAGTGGAATCAGGAAGTATTCCAGATGCTGAAATCAAGGCTTGATAAGCAGTACAGTTGCTTTGATGGATCGTGTAACCCTGAGAACCCGACACACTGGCTGAAACAGTTTATTGATTCGGATGCTGATATTTACCTGCAAAAGTACCGGATCTTTGATAATCCATTTCTGCCGTCAGAATATGTCTACAATCTATGCAAAGAGTATGAGGATACCGTTTACTATGATCGACTGATAGAGGGGCTGTGGAAGCGTGCAGAAGGTGCTATCTACCGGAAGTTCGCAGACAAGCCAGAATCATTCATACAAAAGGCAGATAAGGAGCATATCACGAGAATAGAAATCGGAGTTGACTTCGGTGGCAATGGTTCAGGACATTCCTTTGTAGCTACAGCAAAGTACAAGAGTGGAAGTGTACAGCCGGTTATGAGCGAGCGGTGCATGAATGCTGATTATCAAGAAGGAATCGATGCAAACATATTATCCGACCTGATTATAAAGTTCGTTGAGAAGGTAGTTAAGAAGTACGGAAAGCCCAAAGCTCTGTACTGGGATAATGCAGAAACAGTACTCGGTCAGAGCATCACAAAGGCTTGCAGAAAGCCATTTCCATTTATGGTGGTGCTTCCGGCATGGAAGGAACGAATTAAAGATAGAATCGACTATACAGTCCGACTCATGGGAGCCGGGCTCTTTTCGATTACAGAAGACTGTGAGACGCTCTCACAAGCACTGCAGGATGCAGTATGGGACAGCAAGAGTAATGAGGATGTCCGGTTAGATGATGGCAGCACAGATATTGATTCATTGGATGCCTTTGAGTATTCCATTGAGAGAGACATGAACAATCTAGAATTGAACCCGGTGAGAGGAGGAATATAA
- a CDS encoding minor capsid protein, translated as MDSKTYWSQREAAQLRKNIIDELGYNKKIQGIYSYMMDNVQKEINGFYARYATKEGISLSEAKKRISQLDIDAYGRKAKRYVENKTFTREANEEMRLYNATMKINRLELLKANIGLELVDGFDELQKYFDTTLTDRSLSEFKRQAGILGESVLNNEKAAHSIVNASFRNAKFSDRIWMYQDMLKAELSSQLKIGLIQGRNPRQLARHISKVFGVSRNNAERLMQTELARVQTEAQKQSYERNGYDKYVFIAEPTACPVCQALDDKVFEVGKMMPGTNASPMHPNCRCSTAAYADREVLEARLAEIEAQEHKIQSKGIVKSGKDDTIKLKDIIIHRSVGAKARNYKVVDKTTGIEYEFAPGTHIQNAEVFAGKGTKHPLHDGVPEGLTEEYGGDVSKWQHVKGEGVLVGEDTEEEYPAEVHWFQEESVGKVKFKVKRWLDES; from the coding sequence ATGGACAGCAAAACGTATTGGAGCCAGAGGGAAGCAGCACAGCTTCGGAAGAACATCATAGATGAACTGGGATATAATAAGAAAATCCAAGGGATCTATAGTTACATGATGGATAATGTCCAGAAAGAGATCAATGGCTTCTACGCTCGTTATGCCACCAAAGAAGGTATATCCTTAAGCGAGGCGAAGAAACGTATCTCACAGCTTGACATTGACGCCTACGGTCGCAAAGCGAAGAGGTACGTAGAGAACAAGACCTTTACAAGAGAAGCCAATGAGGAGATGCGACTGTATAACGCCACGATGAAGATTAACCGCCTAGAGCTTTTAAAAGCAAACATTGGGCTTGAGCTGGTGGATGGCTTCGATGAATTACAGAAATATTTTGACACTACCCTGACGGACCGGTCGCTGTCGGAGTTCAAACGGCAGGCAGGGATTCTAGGTGAGTCGGTTCTGAACAATGAGAAGGCAGCGCATTCTATTGTGAATGCTTCTTTCCGCAATGCGAAATTCTCTGACCGAATCTGGATGTATCAGGATATGCTGAAAGCGGAATTGTCCAGTCAATTAAAAATCGGTCTAATACAAGGGAGAAATCCCCGGCAGTTGGCAAGGCATATTTCCAAAGTTTTTGGGGTTAGCCGGAACAATGCAGAGCGGCTGATGCAGACGGAGCTTGCACGGGTGCAGACAGAAGCACAGAAACAGTCCTATGAGCGTAACGGATATGATAAGTATGTTTTTATTGCTGAACCGACCGCTTGTCCTGTATGCCAAGCCCTGGATGATAAAGTCTTTGAAGTAGGAAAGATGATGCCTGGGACAAATGCCAGCCCCATGCATCCGAACTGCCGATGCAGCACTGCTGCCTACGCTGACCGAGAAGTCCTGGAGGCAAGACTTGCCGAAATCGAAGCACAGGAGCACAAAATCCAATCGAAAGGTATTGTAAAATCCGGTAAAGATGATACAATAAAACTAAAGGACATAATTATACACAGGAGTGTCGGAGCAAAGGCTAGAAATTATAAAGTTGTTGATAAGACAACCGGCATTGAGTATGAATTTGCGCCGGGTACCCACATACAGAACGCAGAGGTTTTTGCCGGCAAGGGAACAAAGCACCCACTTCATGACGGTGTCCCAGAAGGGCTTACAGAGGAATACGGTGGCGATGTTTCAAAGTGGCAACATGTTAAAGGCGAGGGCGTATTAGTGGGCGAAGACACGGAAGAAGAATATCCTGCTGAAGTGCATTGGTTCCAGGAAGAATCTGTCGGCAAAGTAAAATTTAAGGTAAAGAGGTGGTTGGATGAAAGTTAA
- a CDS encoding HK97-gp10 family putative phage morphogenesis protein yields MAEVKIEGVGELIKALKKNVKLDDVKRVVKQNGSELQTAAERVVPVDTGTLKRSIGLEIKDSGLTAEVEPTAEYAPYVEYGTRYMRAQPYIRPSLEKQEGQFKADMKKLVK; encoded by the coding sequence ATGGCTGAGGTAAAAATTGAAGGCGTTGGTGAGCTCATAAAAGCCCTGAAAAAGAATGTAAAGCTTGATGATGTAAAGAGGGTTGTAAAGCAAAACGGGTCTGAACTGCAGACTGCTGCTGAGCGTGTTGTACCAGTAGACACTGGCACCCTGAAGCGTAGCATCGGACTTGAAATTAAGGACAGTGGTTTAACTGCAGAAGTTGAGCCAACCGCTGAATATGCGCCGTATGTGGAATATGGAACCCGATACATGCGGGCCCAGCCTTATATACGCCCGTCTCTGGAAAAGCAGGAAGGGCAGTTTAAGGCGGACATGAAGAAACTGGTAAAGTAG
- a CDS encoding tape measure protein has product MGDFSVRAVLSAVDHGFSSTLKTAMGSANSLKTTLTGGLGFGIMAGIGHKAFSIVSSGLTGLTKETIGTSDSMQKLQTAMRFGGTPEAEIQRIAGATGSLKTYADDTVFSLNDVLSTFGALSANGIKDADKMTEAVGNAVAVFGGGAQEFSAVGLAYSQAMAAGALHAQDWNQILNASPQLAGGLRKELSKLNPVIGKDFKGAMEDGKITAELLGQAMNNIGMTDMAKDAATSVTTFEGAMGNMEATASSGIQKLYDSFAKTKVIDAINGMNDKIGSAFDWMAEKIPGVLDKISPYWDVIKEDAGQVKEAFGEAVSAIGDSLSELTGSFGSTESVSNFSDIMGTATDAIKKFAGFLTEHSDQIADLITKLPQLLLAYKGFKIVSSVAPALGLFSKGIMGLAGKGVGAIAGKLTGVSSATQTLGSASASSSGSLLQMSVAFIALGAGIALASLGLALIVNSAIQLAQAGPMAAVAVAGLVVVMALLAVGAAVLGPALTAGAVGFVAFGAAIALVGVGALAASAALSIVAGVLPTVAQYGLQGAVAIAALGAGMLAFSAGAAAAGVASVVLGAGLAVVAVGLGLVAAVVMIAAVGVLALGAGAVVLGAGLTVAGAALTVVGAALSLVGSGAIAATAGLAGMLAITVGLAAGLLVLNAPLLLLGPTFLVATAGALAFGLAMTGSAVGCTLMAAALKLVNSSMKSIANNAKSAQKSISSMKSSVSIVSDGLDALGNKAKDAVKKFTSAFSSGASTAQSAGRKMADGVKSGVQSGLQPVPGIAGKSMNTFNSALASGGRAAVSTMRSTANQIVSAANSATGRMRGVGANIGAGLANGMASSLGRVRSIAAQMASAAEQAVRAKAQIHSPSRVFSKLGAFVGEGFADGIESMSDTVQRVSDRMVQIPDMPELAGAGGGTFSMNRTLSAEYEYSPVIYVNAEVTSVMDGREVGYGSAQYVQEKNKKTEKFKNRLQGNQ; this is encoded by the coding sequence ATGGGTGATTTTTCAGTAAGAGCAGTTCTTTCTGCAGTTGATCATGGGTTTTCATCTACTCTAAAAACTGCAATGGGTTCTGCGAATAGTTTGAAGACCACTCTTACTGGCGGTCTTGGATTCGGCATTATGGCCGGCATCGGGCACAAGGCCTTTTCCATAGTCTCCAGTGGTCTAACTGGGCTTACTAAGGAGACTATAGGGACCTCCGATTCTATGCAGAAACTGCAGACAGCAATGCGGTTTGGCGGTACCCCGGAAGCAGAAATACAGAGGATTGCCGGCGCTACTGGATCGCTGAAAACCTATGCTGACGATACCGTGTTTTCTCTCAATGATGTTCTGAGTACATTTGGAGCATTGTCGGCGAATGGAATTAAGGACGCTGATAAGATGACCGAGGCTGTTGGCAACGCAGTTGCTGTATTCGGTGGCGGTGCACAGGAATTCAGTGCTGTTGGATTGGCATATAGCCAGGCAATGGCTGCCGGTGCTCTCCATGCACAGGATTGGAATCAGATCTTGAATGCCAGCCCACAGTTGGCCGGGGGACTCAGAAAAGAGTTGTCAAAGCTCAATCCGGTTATCGGTAAAGATTTTAAAGGCGCAATGGAAGACGGCAAGATCACAGCAGAGCTCTTAGGTCAGGCCATGAACAACATAGGTATGACTGATATGGCCAAAGATGCGGCTACGTCCGTAACGACTTTTGAAGGAGCTATGGGTAACATGGAAGCAACAGCGTCCAGTGGAATACAGAAACTGTATGATTCCTTTGCGAAAACAAAAGTGATTGACGCTATCAACGGGATGAATGACAAGATTGGATCCGCATTCGACTGGATGGCAGAGAAGATCCCTGGTGTTTTAGATAAAATATCGCCATACTGGGACGTTATCAAAGAAGATGCTGGCCAGGTTAAAGAAGCATTCGGTGAAGCAGTCAGCGCTATTGGTGATAGCTTAAGTGAACTCACTGGATCGTTCGGGTCCACAGAAAGCGTAAGTAACTTTTCAGATATCATGGGAACCGCTACGGATGCCATTAAAAAGTTTGCTGGTTTCCTGACAGAACATTCCGATCAGATTGCAGATCTGATCACGAAGCTGCCTCAATTACTCCTTGCGTATAAAGGATTTAAAATAGTAAGTTCGGTAGCTCCAGCATTGGGCCTTTTCTCGAAGGGTATCATGGGCCTCGCAGGAAAAGGTGTAGGAGCGATTGCCGGCAAACTGACGGGTGTATCTTCTGCCACACAAACCTTGGGGAGTGCTAGTGCATCAAGCTCAGGCAGCCTTTTACAGATGTCAGTGGCTTTTATTGCTCTTGGCGCAGGAATAGCACTTGCCAGTCTGGGACTTGCGTTGATTGTAAATTCTGCGATTCAACTGGCGCAGGCTGGACCAATGGCCGCAGTGGCAGTGGCTGGTCTTGTAGTTGTCATGGCATTACTTGCGGTAGGGGCTGCAGTTTTAGGCCCAGCACTTACCGCCGGTGCAGTCGGGTTTGTTGCTTTCGGTGCTGCAATTGCGCTGGTCGGTGTTGGTGCTCTTGCGGCAAGCGCAGCATTGTCTATTGTTGCTGGTGTATTGCCTACGGTTGCTCAATATGGATTACAAGGTGCTGTAGCGATTGCGGCTCTCGGAGCAGGAATGCTTGCGTTTTCTGCCGGTGCTGCAGCTGCTGGTGTGGCCAGCGTTGTACTTGGCGCGGGACTTGCGGTTGTAGCTGTTGGCCTTGGCCTTGTTGCCGCAGTAGTTATGATTGCTGCAGTCGGCGTTCTTGCCCTTGGGGCCGGAGCGGTTGTACTTGGAGCAGGACTTACCGTCGCGGGAGCGGCATTAACAGTTGTTGGCGCTGCCCTTTCTCTTGTTGGATCCGGAGCCATAGCAGCCACAGCGGGACTTGCAGGAATGCTTGCGATTACTGTAGGACTGGCGGCAGGCTTGCTCGTGCTGAATGCTCCCTTATTACTACTGGGACCAACATTTTTAGTCGCTACAGCCGGAGCATTAGCTTTTGGCCTAGCAATGACAGGATCAGCGGTCGGATGCACTTTAATGGCTGCAGCGCTGAAGCTGGTAAATTCAAGTATGAAATCCATAGCAAATAATGCCAAATCCGCACAGAAATCAATTAGCAGCATGAAGAGTTCAGTCAGCATTGTCAGCGATGGTCTGGATGCATTGGGGAACAAAGCAAAGGATGCCGTAAAGAAATTCACGAGTGCATTTTCTTCCGGGGCAAGTACCGCGCAGAGCGCCGGAAGAAAAATGGCTGATGGAGTGAAAAGCGGTGTTCAGTCCGGGCTACAACCTGTGCCTGGAATCGCAGGTAAGAGCATGAATACTTTTAATTCAGCTCTTGCGAGTGGCGGAAGAGCGGCAGTATCCACCATGAGGAGTACTGCAAATCAAATTGTTTCAGCCGCTAACTCGGCGACCGGAAGGATGCGAGGTGTTGGAGCTAATATCGGAGCAGGGCTTGCAAACGGTATGGCGTCAAGTTTGGGACGAGTGAGGTCAATCGCCGCTCAAATGGCTTCAGCCGCTGAGCAGGCAGTACGGGCAAAAGCGCAGATTCACAGTCCGTCAAGAGTATTTAGCAAACTTGGTGCGTTTGTTGGAGAAGGTTTCGCTGACGGCATTGAATCCATGAGCGATACAGTTCAACGAGTAAGTGACCGTATGGTGCAGATACCTGACATGCCTGAGCTTGCCGGCGCAGGTGGCGGAACGTTCTCCATGAATCGAACGCTGAGTGCTGAATATGAGTACAGCCCTGTGATCTATGTAAATGCAGAAGTGACAAGCGTAATGGATGGCAGAGAAGTAGGCTATGGATCCGCGCAGTATGTGCAGGAAAAGAACAAGAAAACTGAGAAATTTAAGAACAGATTACAAGGGAATCAGTAG
- a CDS encoding KGG domain-containing protein, which produces MSSGHENLIPFDKRSEEEVRELARKGGKASGKTRREKANLRKKMNWVLTIEADAGNLSDMLKANGGESTYEEIIAMAMVKEAGMGNVQAYNAIKDTIGQSDKDDLDIAEQKSKIELNRAKKEAMTGENEEDEALNKLDQILKEVHDDAVKQQAK; this is translated from the coding sequence ATGAGCAGTGGACATGAAAACTTAATACCGTTTGATAAACGAAGCGAGGAGGAAGTGAGAGAGCTTGCCAGAAAAGGCGGAAAAGCTTCGGGCAAGACAAGACGTGAAAAAGCCAATCTAAGAAAGAAAATGAATTGGGTTCTAACTATTGAAGCAGATGCAGGAAACCTATCCGATATGTTAAAAGCAAATGGCGGTGAGAGTACATATGAAGAGATTATAGCCATGGCAATGGTTAAAGAAGCTGGAATGGGCAATGTACAGGCGTATAATGCTATTAAAGATACTATTGGGCAGAGTGATAAGGATGATCTTGATATAGCCGAACAGAAGAGCAAGATAGAACTGAATCGGGCGAAGAAAGAAGCAATGACCGGTGAGAATGAAGAAGATGAGGCTCTTAATAAGCTGGATCAGATATTGAAAGAGGTGCATGACGATGCAGTTAAGCAGCAAGCAAAATGA
- a CDS encoding phage major tail protein, TP901-1 family, with protein MSVIQGKRIVYLYRLLDEAKTNDATAIAFTTENSTSISSDSDTVSTKSGSIRVPKDPETEIKATAIFSSENDEIAKKIKSAVMNGEMLEIWEANLDAPGDDTNEGKFAATYYHGYGTSYELTSNSEDHAEVALEFAIDGKGVDGYATISDEQQAIADLVFKDTKKDTSGE; from the coding sequence ATGTCAGTTATACAAGGCAAGCGAATTGTATATTTATATCGCCTTTTGGATGAGGCGAAGACGAATGACGCGACAGCAATTGCATTCACAACAGAAAACAGTACATCTATTTCGAGCGATTCGGACACGGTTTCCACGAAGAGCGGAAGTATCAGGGTCCCGAAAGATCCTGAGACGGAGATTAAAGCGACAGCGATTTTTTCCAGCGAGAATGATGAGATTGCTAAAAAGATAAAATCAGCGGTAATGAATGGTGAAATGCTGGAGATCTGGGAGGCAAACCTCGATGCTCCCGGCGATGACACAAATGAAGGCAAGTTCGCCGCTACTTACTATCATGGATATGGTACAAGTTACGAATTGACTTCAAACAGTGAGGACCATGCAGAGGTTGCACTTGAGTTTGCCATTGACGGTAAAGGTGTTGATGGATATGCGACTATAAGCGACGAACAGCAGGCTATCGCTGATCTGGTATTTAAGGACACAAAAAAAGACACGTCGGGGGAATAA
- a CDS encoding phage portal protein: MFKLENNEELTDIKLNEFLSQHATECTNRYSELEKAYRTDYPIFHQKKKPDWKPDNRIAVNFAKYIVDTMNGFFIGNPIKVTADEENIGKYIEMLDQYNDQDDNNSELAKTCKIYGKGYEMYYVDDQANIGITYLTPMEAFMIYDDSILCRSRYFVRLYKDADGVLHGSISDDTRVRYFTQRGKLTWDPDDKIHGFDGVPAVEYVENEEHMGIFEPVLNMINAYNKAISEKSNDVDYFADAYLKVLGAILDEDSIKQIRDNRIINFPGALKDILPEVDFLQKPDGDATQEHLIDRLEKLIFQISMVANISDQNFGQTTGIALKYKLQAMSNLEKTEERKFTSGMNRRYKLIFSNPVSGMKKDDWLKLHYYFTPNFPANVLEESEIAQNLDGIVSQETQLSTLSIVDSAQNEIKKIDQEKEKQQSSVVDQQLMERLNNGQQNVLEPEGSSTASEEHHR, encoded by the coding sequence ATGTTTAAACTGGAAAACAATGAAGAACTGACAGACATAAAGCTGAATGAGTTCCTATCACAGCACGCTACAGAATGCACGAACCGATATTCAGAACTGGAAAAAGCATACAGAACAGACTATCCGATCTTTCACCAGAAGAAAAAACCGGACTGGAAACCTGACAATCGGATCGCAGTAAACTTTGCAAAGTACATCGTTGATACTATGAATGGATTCTTTATTGGGAACCCGATCAAGGTCACCGCGGATGAGGAGAACATCGGAAAGTACATTGAAATGTTGGACCAGTACAATGATCAGGACGACAACAACTCGGAGCTGGCAAAGACCTGTAAGATCTACGGTAAAGGCTACGAGATGTACTATGTGGATGATCAGGCAAACATTGGTATCACATACCTGACTCCGATGGAAGCTTTCATGATCTACGATGATTCAATTCTCTGCCGGTCCCGCTATTTCGTGAGACTGTATAAGGATGCAGACGGTGTACTACATGGAAGCATATCGGATGACACACGAGTCAGATACTTTACACAGAGGGGTAAACTTACCTGGGATCCAGACGATAAGATACATGGATTTGACGGTGTTCCTGCTGTTGAGTACGTTGAGAATGAGGAACACATGGGAATCTTTGAACCGGTTCTCAACATGATCAATGCGTACAACAAGGCGATTAGCGAGAAGTCAAATGATGTGGATTATTTTGCCGACGCTTATTTGAAAGTGCTTGGAGCGATATTAGATGAGGATTCAATCAAGCAGATCAGAGATAACCGGATCATTAATTTCCCAGGAGCACTAAAAGATATCCTTCCGGAAGTTGACTTTTTGCAGAAGCCTGATGGAGATGCTACACAGGAGCACTTGATTGACCGCCTTGAAAAGCTGATCTTTCAGATCTCAATGGTAGCGAATATCTCTGATCAGAACTTTGGCCAGACCACCGGCATCGCATTAAAGTATAAGCTGCAGGCAATGAGCAATCTGGAAAAGACAGAGGAGCGAAAGTTTACAAGCGGCATGAACCGGAGATACAAACTGATCTTCAGCAATCCGGTGTCAGGCATGAAGAAAGACGACTGGCTGAAACTCCATTATTATTTCACTCCGAACTTCCCTGCGAATGTTCTGGAAGAATCTGAGATTGCACAGAATCTGGACGGTATTGTCTCACAAGAGACTCAGTTATCAACTTTGTCAATTGTGGACAGTGCGCAGAATGAGATTAAGAAGATTGATCAGGAGAAGGAGAAACAACAGAGCAGCGTGGTGGATCAACAGTTAATGGAGAGGTTGAATAATGGACAGCAAAACGTATTGGAGCCAGAGGGAAGCAGCACAGCTTCGGAAGAACATCATAGATGA
- a CDS encoding tail assembly chaperone encodes MQELTINGQVYQFNFGMGFLRDMNAKVSITDSDAPGVRRNVGARYNIARIIDGDVEALEDVLDTANKGQNPRLTKAAIDAFIDDENTNIDEVFDEVMGFLKTANSTRKVTNQILEAVENQKARANQ; translated from the coding sequence ATGCAGGAATTAACAATTAACGGTCAGGTGTATCAGTTCAACTTTGGGATGGGCTTTCTTCGAGATATGAACGCGAAAGTTTCCATTACAGATAGCGACGCGCCTGGTGTAAGGCGAAATGTTGGGGCGCGCTATAACATAGCGAGGATTATTGATGGTGATGTGGAAGCCTTGGAGGATGTGCTTGATACAGCGAATAAAGGGCAGAACCCTCGTCTGACAAAAGCGGCGATTGACGCCTTTATTGACGATGAAAACACCAATATCGATGAGGTGTTTGATGAAGTTATGGGTTTTTTAAAGACAGCAAACTCTACCAGAAAAGTGACAAACCAGATTCTGGAAGCAGTGGAGAATCAAAAAGCGAGAGCAAATCAGTAA
- a CDS encoding ribosomal-processing cysteine protease Prp has product MINVSVQKDEIRVLGHSGYAPPGQDIVCAAVSTLTQGLIASIEGLTGDRPDYTIAPGVFILKIKDLSEKSKLLVDSFFLGICGVASTHPDYVRLV; this is encoded by the coding sequence ATGATTAATGTAAGCGTCCAAAAGGACGAAATCAGAGTGCTTGGTCACTCAGGATATGCCCCACCAGGACAAGATATCGTGTGTGCCGCAGTATCCACGTTAACGCAGGGCTTAATCGCATCCATAGAGGGGCTGACAGGTGATAGGCCAGATTACACAATTGCGCCGGGCGTATTCATTTTAAAAATTAAGGATTTGTCAGAAAAGTCAAAACTTCTGGTAGATTCTTTTTTTCTGGGCATTTGCGGTGTTGCAAGTACCCATCCAGATTATGTGCGACTTGTTTAA
- a CDS encoding phage head-tail connector protein, with amino-acid sequence MAALDDVKLLLGITDTDMDSKLNLIIANAGRQVLAYLPADVTTVPDPLQYIVTELAIVRFNRIGNEGMSSYSQEGESITYGDDIAPYLSAIQAWCEEQENNNRGVVRFI; translated from the coding sequence ATGGCAGCACTTGACGATGTAAAACTCCTGTTGGGTATTACTGATACCGACATGGACAGCAAGCTAAACCTGATCATTGCTAATGCAGGGAGACAGGTGCTTGCTTATCTGCCAGCCGATGTAACGACTGTTCCGGATCCATTGCAGTACATCGTGACCGAGCTTGCGATTGTGCGCTTCAACCGGATCGGCAACGAGGGCATGTCCAGCTACAGCCAAGAGGGCGAGAGTATTACATACGGGGATGATATTGCCCCGTATCTCTCTGCTATACAGGCATGGTGTGAAGAACAGGAGAACAATAATCGAGGGGTGGTGCGTTTCATATGA